One part of the Phycisphaerae bacterium genome encodes these proteins:
- a CDS encoding sigma-54-dependent Fis family transcriptional regulator gives MATICVVDDKEILRESVAATLTREDHQVTTFADPAAALEAIRQSRFELVLTDLKMPGMDGLALVRELRASGCDVPVIMMTAYATVGTAVEAMRIGAYDYIQKPFEADALVALVERALEHARLRRENEAWRVSVQDWCPSRELIGSSATMQRLRAQLDRVAAGQGTVLITGESGTGKELVASYIHRRSPRADRPMLCVNCAALSSNLLESEIFGHERGSFTGADRTRKGRFELADGGTLLLDEISELATPLQAKLLRVLQEGQFERVGSSTTRQANVRIIATSNRDLREWIEKRRFREDLYYRLNVLPVQVPPLRDRIEDIPELAEHFIAQAVRQNGVHAPRVADATLRILRQYSWPGNVRELENLCHRAVTLAPNGTITPDLVEGWLGGGVRTAPGLGTLREGRMLEDMERQLIERTLAQFNGHRAKSAKALGMGVRTLGMKLKQWREESEQHQRTQEAVEVGV, from the coding sequence ATGGCGACAATCTGCGTGGTGGACGACAAGGAGATTCTGCGGGAGAGCGTGGCGGCGACGCTGACACGCGAGGACCATCAGGTTACGACCTTTGCCGACCCGGCGGCGGCGCTGGAGGCCATCCGCCAGTCGCGCTTCGAGCTCGTGCTGACGGACCTGAAGATGCCGGGCATGGACGGGCTGGCCCTGGTTCGTGAGCTTCGCGCCTCGGGCTGCGACGTGCCCGTCATCATGATGACGGCCTACGCCACCGTAGGCACCGCGGTCGAGGCCATGCGCATCGGCGCCTACGACTATATCCAGAAGCCGTTCGAGGCTGATGCCCTTGTAGCGCTGGTGGAACGCGCTCTGGAACACGCCCGACTTCGCCGTGAAAACGAAGCCTGGCGCGTCTCCGTGCAGGACTGGTGTCCGAGTCGAGAGTTGATCGGCTCGTCCGCCACGATGCAGCGTCTGCGCGCCCAGCTCGATCGCGTAGCCGCCGGGCAGGGCACGGTGCTCATCACGGGCGAGTCGGGCACGGGCAAGGAGCTCGTCGCCTCCTATATCCACCGCCGCTCGCCCCGGGCGGATCGCCCCATGCTCTGTGTCAACTGCGCGGCACTGTCGTCCAACCTGCTGGAGAGCGAGATCTTCGGCCACGAGCGCGGATCGTTCACCGGCGCCGACCGCACCCGGAAGGGTAGGTTCGAGCTGGCCGACGGCGGGACGCTGCTGCTCGACGAAATCTCGGAGCTGGCCACCCCTCTCCAGGCCAAGCTGCTTCGCGTGCTCCAGGAGGGTCAGTTCGAGCGTGTTGGCAGCAGCACCACGCGGCAGGCCAACGTGCGCATCATCGCGACGAGCAACCGGGATCTTCGGGAGTGGATCGAGAAGAGACGATTCCGCGAGGACCTGTATTACCGGCTCAATGTCCTGCCTGTTCAGGTTCCGCCGCTGCGGGATCGAATCGAGGACATACCGGAGCTTGCGGAGCATTTCATCGCGCAAGCCGTCCGCCAGAACGGCGTTCACGCGCCGCGCGTTGCGGACGCCACGCTCCGAATCCTGCGCCAGTACTCCTGGCCGGGCAACGTGCGCGAACTGGAAAACCTCTGCCACCGCGCGGTAACGCTTGCCCCCAACGGGACGATCACGCCCGACCTCGTCGAAGGCTGGCTGGGCGGCGGCGTGCGCACGGCGCCAGGGCTCGGGACGCTGCGCGAGGGTCGCATGCTCGAGGACATGGAACGGCAGCTCATCGAACGAACCCTGGCGCAGTTCAACGGGCATCGTGCCAAGTCGGCCAAGGCCCTGGGCATGGGGGTCCGAACGCTGGGCATGAAGCTGAAACAATGGCGGGAGGAGTCCGAGCAGCATCAGCGGACCCAGGAGGCGGTGGAAGTCGGCGTCTGA
- a CDS encoding ATP-binding protein, with the protein MTTTITAPADLARILETYNDVTERLKHSHELLTREVARLREELHEKNRELARRERLAALGEMAAGVAHEIRNPLGGIGLYASLLEGDLRDRPREQSVARQILSAVRGTEAIVEDILAFARGAEPNRQTCRLAGVVDAALTQCAVRAVEGKVNVEVDLRLTGMELFCDPAQVERALVNLINNAIDAAGRSGRVWVRAGENKRDPHRAAIVVEDNGPGISPEHLQRVFDPFFTTKDNGTGLGLAIVHRIAEQNGGSISATHRPDGGARFILLLPRAKACNQS; encoded by the coding sequence ATGACCACGACGATTACGGCACCGGCAGATCTGGCCCGGATCCTCGAGACGTACAACGACGTCACCGAGCGGCTCAAGCATTCGCACGAGCTGCTCACGCGCGAGGTGGCCCGACTGCGTGAGGAGCTGCACGAGAAGAACCGCGAGCTTGCCCGCCGCGAGCGCCTGGCGGCGCTGGGTGAAATGGCTGCCGGCGTCGCCCACGAGATTCGAAATCCGCTTGGCGGGATCGGGCTCTACGCCTCGCTGCTTGAAGGCGACCTTCGCGATCGTCCCCGGGAGCAGTCCGTGGCCCGGCAGATCCTCTCGGCCGTGCGTGGTACGGAGGCAATCGTTGAGGACATTCTCGCGTTCGCGCGGGGGGCGGAACCGAATCGACAGACCTGCCGGCTGGCGGGTGTCGTGGACGCGGCACTGACGCAGTGCGCCGTTCGGGCGGTGGAGGGCAAGGTTAACGTCGAAGTCGACCTTCGCCTGACTGGAATGGAGTTGTTCTGTGACCCGGCCCAGGTGGAAAGGGCACTGGTCAATCTCATCAACAACGCCATTGATGCCGCCGGACGCAGCGGCCGCGTGTGGGTCCGCGCCGGCGAGAACAAGCGTGATCCGCACCGCGCGGCGATCGTGGTGGAGGACAACGGACCGGGAATTTCCCCGGAACACCTCCAACGCGTGTTCGATCCGTTCTTTACGACGAAGGACAACGGCACGGGTCTCGGCCTGGCCATCGTTCATCGAATTGCCGAGCAGAACGGCGGTTCGATTTCGGCGACGCACCGTCCGGATGGCGGGGCGCGATTCATCCTGCTGCTGCCACGGGCAAAGGCGTGCAATCAGTCTTAG